From one Alphaproteobacteria bacterium genomic stretch:
- a CDS encoding STAS/SEC14 domain-containing protein produces MLSIKPINENNVVHINASGTVTKKDYEQLLPQLESLLQQHETVRFYIDLEGLSGFEMGALWEDIKFDAKHKNQYGKTAIIGDKKWEEWGTKISSLFFDAEMHFFHTDQSTQAWEWVNS; encoded by the coding sequence ATGCTTAGTATCAAACCTATTAATGAAAATAATGTCGTGCATATCAATGCTAGCGGCACAGTAACCAAAAAAGATTACGAGCAGCTATTGCCGCAGTTAGAATCGCTGTTGCAACAGCATGAAACTGTACGCTTTTATATTGATCTGGAGGGGTTATCCGGCTTCGAGATGGGCGCGTTGTGGGAGGATATCAAATTTGATGCCAAACATAAAAACCAATATGGCAAGACCGCGATTATCGGGGATAAAAAATGGGAAGAATGGGGAACAAAAATTTCCAGCCTCTTTTTCGATGCTGAAATGCATTTCTTTCATACCGATCAATCAACACAAGCATGGGAATGGGTAAATAGCTAA
- a CDS encoding DUF4175 domain-containing protein: MKKITSFLALALLAIPLAVYAQTNNGQSSSMGQQMQNSGNAPMMMCCPMCMQMMNGNGSDMSMQDHMKSMRQMHQNMGNMMDKMEKECNGNYDDCPAMQEHMKEMQQMHKDMGMGDMHNNKWHNKWMGNNSQ, encoded by the coding sequence ATGAAGAAAATAACCAGCTTTTTAGCCCTTGCATTGCTTGCCATACCATTGGCGGTCTATGCCCAAACCAATAATGGGCAAAGTAGCTCAATGGGTCAGCAAATGCAAAATAGCGGCAACGCACCGATGATGATGTGCTGTCCGATGTGTATGCAGATGATGAACGGCAATGGCAGCGATATGTCTATGCAAGATCACATGAAATCCATGCGCCAGATGCACCAAAATATGGGCAATATGATGGATAAAATGGAAAAAGAGTGTAACGGTAATTATGATGATTGCCCCGCCATGCAGGAACATATGAAAGAAATGCAGCAAATGCACAAAGATATGGGCATGGGCGATATGCACAACAATAAATGGCACAACAAATGGATGGGCAATAACAGCCAATAA
- a CDS encoding cation transporter codes for MKDEKRKKLLKRGRWVETASLLYNICEVIVSVTAGILTGSSALISWGLDSSVEAGSAATMIWRLKGEEKEISSEALRFRKKIALAVISSAFWIVVCFILYEVYTKFLEQTAPSFSIYGIGILVLSLLVNPVLAWGKYHYGKKLEAKTLKYDAKDTLICQYQTIVTLTGLGLVEAFGWWWADPVAALAIVPYVAWEGFKAGRDAFRIHTENNH; via the coding sequence ATGAAGGATGAAAAAAGAAAAAAGCTCTTAAAAAGAGGACGCTGGGTCGAAACGGCGAGTCTTCTCTACAATATCTGCGAAGTTATCGTGTCAGTAACGGCAGGCATATTAACGGGAAGCTCTGCTTTAATCAGCTGGGGGCTGGATAGTTCCGTAGAAGCCGGTTCCGCAGCAACAATGATTTGGCGTCTGAAAGGCGAAGAAAAAGAGATTTCTTCAGAAGCACTCAGATTTCGTAAAAAGATCGCACTAGCCGTTATATCTTCGGCATTTTGGATAGTCGTCTGCTTTATTCTTTATGAAGTTTACACAAAATTTTTGGAGCAAACTGCTCCATCTTTTTCGATATATGGAATCGGCATACTTGTTTTGTCGCTTTTGGTTAATCCGGTTCTAGCGTGGGGTAAATACCATTATGGCAAAAAACTGGAAGCTAAAACCCTTAAGTACGATGCAAAAGATACGCTCATATGCCAGTATCAAACCATTGTTACTTTGACTGGATTGGGGCTTGTTGAAGCATTTGGCTGGTGGTGGGCTGATCCTGTAGCAGCTCTTGCAATAGTTCCCTACGTGGCATGGGAAGGTTTTAAAGCCGGGCGAGATGCCTTCCGCATTCATACAGAAAATAATCACTAA